The sequence GTGGTGACGCCGGTGCTCGGCGGCGGGCGTTCCGGGGACGACCAGGTACGGCTGGTGCCGTGGGGCGACGAGCGCACCCCGAGCCGTCCGGCCGCGCCGCACCCCGATCCGATCCCCGGCCTGGTCACCGTCCCGGTGCTGGACCACGCCGTCGCCCCCGACCTGCCCCCGACGCCCGCGCCGCGGCGGTTTCCGGTCCCGGCCCCGACCGGCCTGACCTCGACGGGTCCGGCCCTGGAGAGAGCGCGGCCCGGCGGGAGAGCCGAAAGGACCGAGGCGGGCCGGCTCGCCTCGGTCTCCCACCTGCGCCCGGTCCTCGCATCGGAGCCTGCTCCGGCGCGGGAGCCCGGCAGCGAGCCGAGGCCGGCCGCCGTGCGTCCGGGGCCGGCCGCCGTGCGTCCGGGGCCGGCCGCCGTGCGTCCGGAGACGGCCGCCGCGTTTCCTGGACCGGCCGCTGCGCGTCCGGATCTGATCACTGACGGCGATCCGGGGGCCGGTTCCGGCGTACCTCCGGGTCACCCGGACCCGGCCCACCCGCCCGGCACCGCCGTCCGGGGCCGCAAGGCCCGCCGCCCCCCGCTGCTCCCGCCCTGGCCGGGCCGCCTGCCCCGGCCGTCTCCCGCACTGGTGCTGCCCGAGCCGATCCCGGCCGTCGTGCACGACGAGACCGGCCTGCCGGTCGGCGTCTCCGCCCGGCTGGAGCTGACCGGCACCCCCACCACGCTGACCGTCGACCGGTCGGCCCCGCTGCCGATCGCCGGCTGGGCCGGTCCGTGGCCGATCGACGAGCGCTGGTGGGCGCCCGGGGAGGCGCGTCGCCGGGCCCGGTTCCAGATGTCCCTGGCCGACGGCCGGGCGTTGCTGCTCTCGCTGGCCGCCGGCCGGTGGACGGTGGAGGCGATCTATGACTGACCGGGCGGCCCGATGAGTTTCCACAACCCCGACGTGTCCTGGACCGATCTGGAGCGCACCCTGTCCGGGCGGCGGAAACCGGACCGCGCGCCGGACCGTGCCGGGGCGCCGGACACGGCCGGCGACCTCTGGTCCGCGCCCGGCCCGGCCTCGGTCGTCGACCCGGTCGCGGTGGCGGGCGACGGCGGCGACTCGCCGGCCTGGACGCGCAAGCGGGAGCCGTACCGCCGGGCTCCCGGGCTGCTCCGGGCCGAGGCCACCGTCGACTACGCCGAGCTGCACTGCCACACCAACTTCAGCTTCCTGGACGGCGCCAGTCACCCCGAGGAGCTGGCCGAGGAGGCGGCCCGGCTCGGTCTCACCGGTCTGGCGGTCACCGACCACGACGGCTTCTACGGGGTGGTCCGCTTCTCCCAGGCGGCCCGTGAGCTGGACCTGCCCACCGTCTTCGGGGCCGAGCTGTCGGTCGGGCTGACCCGCCCGCGCAGCGGCGAGCCCGACCCGGAGGGCAGCCACCTGCTCGCCCTGGCGCACGGCCACGAGGGGTACGCCCGGCTGGCCCGGGTGATCTCCGAGGCCCAGCTCGCCGGTGGGGAGAAGGGCCGGCCGGAGTACGGCGGCCTGGAGCGGGTCGCGGAGACGCTGCGGGACCACGTGCTGGTGCTGACCGGTTGCCGTAAGGGTCCGGTCCCGCTGGCTCTGGCCACCGGGGGGACGGACGCGGCGGGCCGGGAGCTGGATCGCCTGGTCGACCTGTTCGGCGCCCCGAACGTGGCGGTCGAGCTGACCGATCACGGCGACCCGTACGACTCCGACCGCAACGACGCCCTCTTCGAGCTGGCCCGTGCCCGCGGGCTGGAGGTGGTGGCGACCGGCAACGTGCACTACGCCACCCCGTCGCGCCGCCGGCTGGCCACCGCGCTGGCCGCCGTCCGGGCCCGCCGCAGCCTGGACGAGATGGACGGCTGGCTACCCGCGGCCGGCGCCGCCCACCTGCGCAGCGGCGCCGAGATGGCCCGCCGGTTCGCCGACTACCCGGGCGCGGTGGAGAACGCCGCGATGTACGGCCACGACCTCGCCTTCGACCTGGACCTGGTCGCCCCGCGGCTGCCGGACTACCCGGTGCCCGAGGGGCACACCGAGATGAGCTGGCTGCGGGAGCTGACCATGCGCGGGGCCCGGCAGCGGTACGGCGACGACGACCCGAAGGCCTACCGTCAGCTGGAGCACGAGCTGCGGATGATCGAGGAGCTCGGCTTCCCCGGGTACTTCCTGGTCGTCTACGACATCGTCCAGTTCTGCCGGCGCGAGAAGATCTACTGCCAGGGGCGCGGCTCGGCGGCCAACTCGGCGGTCTGCTACGCGCTGTGGATCACGAACGTCGACGCGGTCCGCTACAACCTGCTCTTCGAGCGGTTCCTCGCCCCGGAGCGGGACGGCCCGCCGGACATCGACGTGGACATCGAGTCGGACCGGCGCGAGGAGGTGATCCAGCACGTCTACGCCAAGTACGGCCGGGAGCACACCGCCCAGGTCGCCAACGTGATCTCCTACCGGCCCCGGTCGGCGGTGCGGGACATGGCCCGGGCGTTCGGCTTCTCGGCCGGTCAGCAGGATGCCTGGAGCAAGCAGATCGACCGCTGGGGGGACATCGCCACCACCGACGCCGAGGACATCCCGGAGCAGGTGGTCGAGTTCGCCAACGCGGTCCAGGACTTCCCCCGCCACCTGGGCATCCACTCCGGCGGCATGGTGATCTGCGACCGGCCGATCATCGAGGTGTGCCCGGTGGAGTGGGGCCGGATGCCGGGTCGCAGCGTGCTGCAGTGGGACAAGGACGACTGCGCCGCCGTCGACCTGGTCAAGTTCGACCTGCTCGGGCTGGGCATGCTGTCCGCGCTGCACTACGCGTACGACATGATCTCCGATGAGCTGGACATCGGCACGATGCCGCTCGACGACCCCGAGGTCTACGAGATGCTCTGCCGGGCCGACTCGGTGGGGGTGTTCCAGGTGGAGAGTCGCGCCCAGATGGCGACGCTGCCCCGGCTCAAACCCCGGGAGTTCTACGACCTGGTGATCGAGGTGGCGCTGATCCGGCCGGGGCCGATCCAGGGCGGGTCGGTTCATCCGTACATCAGGCGGAAGAACGGCCTGGAGCCGCCGAGCGTGCCGCACCCGCGGATGCGCAACGCGCTGGCCAAGACGCTCGGGGTGCCGCTCTTCCAGGAACAGCTGATGCAGCTGGCGATCGACGTGGCCGGTTTCGATCCGTCCGAGGCCGACCAGTTGCGGCGCGCGATGGGCGCGAAGCGGTCGGTGGAGAAGATGACGCGGATCCGCGAGCGGCTCTACGCCGGGATGGCCGCCAACGGGATCACCGGCGAGCTGGCCGACGACCTGTTCCACAAGCTCTCCGCGTTCGCCAGCTACGGCTTCCCGGAGAGCCACGCGATGAGCTTCGCCTACCTGGTCTACGCGAGCGCCTGGCTCAAGCGGTACCACCCGGCGGCGTTCTGCGCGGCGTTGCTCAACGCGCAGCCGATGGGTTTCTACGCGCCGCAGACCCTGGTCGACGACGCCCGCCGGCACGGGGTCGAGGTGCGCCGTCCGGACATCAACCGCAGCGACGCCACGGCGACCCTGGAGACCACGCCGGCGAGCCGGCACCGGGCGGAGCCCGGCGAGCCGCCGCACGCGTGGGGGCTGGGCGGTCCGGCGGTCCGGCAGGGGCTGGCCGCCGTCCGGACGATCGGGGCCGAGCTCGCCGAGCGCATCGCGGCCGAACGCCGGGCGCACGGGCCGTACCGGTCGATGACCGATCTCGCCCGGCGTACCGGATGTTCGACCGCCCACCTGGAGGCCCTCGCCACCGCCGACGCCTTCGCGGGGTTCGGTCTCTCGCGCCGT is a genomic window of Actinoplanes teichomyceticus ATCC 31121 containing:
- a CDS encoding error-prone DNA polymerase — protein: MSFHNPDVSWTDLERTLSGRRKPDRAPDRAGAPDTAGDLWSAPGPASVVDPVAVAGDGGDSPAWTRKREPYRRAPGLLRAEATVDYAELHCHTNFSFLDGASHPEELAEEAARLGLTGLAVTDHDGFYGVVRFSQAARELDLPTVFGAELSVGLTRPRSGEPDPEGSHLLALAHGHEGYARLARVISEAQLAGGEKGRPEYGGLERVAETLRDHVLVLTGCRKGPVPLALATGGTDAAGRELDRLVDLFGAPNVAVELTDHGDPYDSDRNDALFELARARGLEVVATGNVHYATPSRRRLATALAAVRARRSLDEMDGWLPAAGAAHLRSGAEMARRFADYPGAVENAAMYGHDLAFDLDLVAPRLPDYPVPEGHTEMSWLRELTMRGARQRYGDDDPKAYRQLEHELRMIEELGFPGYFLVVYDIVQFCRREKIYCQGRGSAANSAVCYALWITNVDAVRYNLLFERFLAPERDGPPDIDVDIESDRREEVIQHVYAKYGREHTAQVANVISYRPRSAVRDMARAFGFSAGQQDAWSKQIDRWGDIATTDAEDIPEQVVEFANAVQDFPRHLGIHSGGMVICDRPIIEVCPVEWGRMPGRSVLQWDKDDCAAVDLVKFDLLGLGMLSALHYAYDMISDELDIGTMPLDDPEVYEMLCRADSVGVFQVESRAQMATLPRLKPREFYDLVIEVALIRPGPIQGGSVHPYIRRKNGLEPPSVPHPRMRNALAKTLGVPLFQEQLMQLAIDVAGFDPSEADQLRRAMGAKRSVEKMTRIRERLYAGMAANGITGELADDLFHKLSAFASYGFPESHAMSFAYLVYASAWLKRYHPAAFCAALLNAQPMGFYAPQTLVDDARRHGVEVRRPDINRSDATATLETTPASRHRAEPGEPPHAWGLGGPAVRQGLAAVRTIGAELAERIAAERRAHGPYRSMTDLARRTGCSTAHLEALATADAFAGFGLSRREALWAAGAAAQDKPDRLAGTATGTEAPMLPGMSEVDQLVADVWATGLSPETHPARFIRPQLAAAGALPISGLGEVAAGTRVRVGGIVTHRQRPATAGGVTFVNLEDETGMLNVTCSPGLWLRYRRVARSSAALLVRGRLEKVEGVLNLVADRLDAMTPPVTPASRDFR